One region of Raphanus sativus cultivar WK10039 unplaced genomic scaffold, ASM80110v3 Scaffold1711, whole genome shotgun sequence genomic DNA includes:
- the LOC108844480 gene encoding putative 4-hydroxy-4-methyl-2-oxoglutarate aldolase 3, with the protein MAAFATAEACDSNAELISNGDLRALQPTFKIYGQRRCFSGPIVTLKVFEDNVLVRNQLETKGEGAVLVIDGGGSMRCALVGGNLGQLAQNNGWVGILVNGCVRDVDEINDCDVGVRALGSNPLKSSKKGQGEKNVPVYIGGTLIRDGEWLYADSDGILISKTELSV; encoded by the coding sequence ATGGCTGCATTTGCAACAGCAGAAGCGTGTGACAGCAACGCAGAACTAATATCAAACGGAGACCTACGGGCTCTCCAACCAACCTTCAAGATCTATGGACAAAGAAGATGCTTCTCCGGACCAATCGTGACACTCAAGGTCTTTGAAGACAACGTCCTAGTCAGAAACCAACTAGAGACAAAAGGAGAAGGCGCGGTCTTAGTTATAGACGGTGGTGGAAGCATGAGGTGCGCACTTGTTGGAGGAAACCTCGGACAGTTAGCTCAGAACAACGGGTGGGTAGGGATTTTGGTGAATGGGTGCGTTAGAGATGTGGATGAGATCAATGACTGTGATGTTGGGGTTAGGGCATTGGGTTCTAACCCGTTGAAGTCTAGTAAGAAAGGTCAGGGTGAGAAGAATGTGCCGGTTTATATTGGAGGGACTTTGATTAGGGATGGTGAATGGCTTTATGCTGATAGTGATGGTATCTTGATCTCCAAGACCGAACTCTCCGTCTGA